GCCCACGCGATGATCACCGCATAGTAGGCGGCGATCACGACGCAGATGAGCACCTGCCACCAGCCCAGCGGCTCCGCCGCCCGGTGCATCCTGCGGAACGCGAGCGGTGCCGACCCGCGGAAGCGATGCCCGATCGCGTAGTCGAAGAAAAGCAGCGGGATGCCGGCCGTCAGCAGCGCGCACAGGTACGGGATCAGGAACGCCCCGCCGCCGCCCTCGTAGGCGACATACGGGAAGCGCCAGATGTTGCCGAGGCCGACGGCCGAGCCGATCGCCGACAGGATGAAGACATTGCGAGACCCGAAGGCCTCGCGCCGGGGTGCCTGCGTCGTCGTCATGGTGACGAGGGTACCCGAGGGGCGCTGTCCAGGCTCAGGGCAGACGGTTCGCGATGGCGAGATTGGCCGCCAGCTCCTCGGCGTTCTGGCGCACGACGTACGCGGGGCGGTCGCGCTCGACGCGCCACGATTCGCTCAGCGGCCCGATGTTGACGGTGTCGAACCCGATCTCGTCATAGAACCGGGTGACGAACTCGACGGCATCCGCATGGTCGCTCGCCGTCGCGAGCGCTCGACGATCCGGGGTGCCGGCCGGTACGCCGTCGGTGGTGATCTCGTCCGAGCGGATGTGGTTGAACGCCTTGACGACACGTGAGGTCGGCAGGTGCTCCTGCAGCAGCTGCGAGGTGGTCGTCTCGCCCCTGTCGAGAGCGTCGATGTGCCCGTCCCGCTCGAAGTAGTAGTTGTTCGTGTCGAGCACGATCTTGCCTGCGAGCGGCTCGACGGGGATCTGATCGAGCGCCTTCAGCGGCACCGTCACGACGACGACGTCTCCGGCCGCACCGGCGTCGGCGGCCGTGGCCGCCCGCGCCTTCGGCCCGAGGTCTGCGACGAGGTCGCCCAGGGTCTCCGGTTCACGCGAGTTCGCGATCACCACGTCGTACCCTGCCGCGATGGCCGCCCGTGCGACCTGACTGCCGATGTGTCCTGCGCCGATGATTCCGAGAGTTGTCA
Above is a window of Microbacterium suwonense DNA encoding:
- a CDS encoding NADPH-dependent F420 reductase — encoded protein: MTTLGIIGAGHIGSQVARAAIAAGYDVVIANSREPETLGDLVADLGPKARAATAADAGAAGDVVVVTVPLKALDQIPVEPLAGKIVLDTNNYYFERDGHIDALDRGETTTSQLLQEHLPTSRVVKAFNHIRSDEITTDGVPAGTPDRRALATASDHADAVEFVTRFYDEIGFDTVNIGPLSESWRVERDRPAYVVRQNAEELAANLAIANRLP